From the Xiphophorus maculatus strain JP 163 A chromosome 20, X_maculatus-5.0-male, whole genome shotgun sequence genome, one window contains:
- the tamm41 gene encoding phosphatidate cytidylyltransferase, mitochondrial — MSLPALQNTGVIYRRILSQFPQDISLAFAYGSGVFKQHGASQGQMEKNMLDFVFAVDDPVTWHTMNLLQNRRHYSILKILGPTKISSIQNDYGASVYYNTLVPIDGRIIKYGVISTDSLIDDLMHWKTMYVAGRLHKPVKMLVQNENGKLRAALVSNLKSAVMASFLMLPESFTEEELFLQIAGLSYAGDFRMKIGEDKSKVSNIVKDNIHHFRILYSNILRDCPQVVYKPPQGRLEVDKSPEGQFIQLMALPRTLQQRITKLVDLPGKNRDVEEILLQVAQDPDCGAVVHQGISSIVKSSSITQSIKGIATAGLRKTVSYSSKKLMKMWKSWRRKQSVSQIS; from the exons atgtctCTTCCAGCTTTGCAAAACACCGGCGTCATTTACAGGAGGATCCTGTCACAGTTTCCTCAAGACATTAGCTTAGCTTTTGCATACGGATCTGGTGTTTTTAAACAGCATGGGGCCAGCCAAGGTCAAATGGAG aaaaacatgttggaCTTTGTGTTTGCGGTGGACGACCCAGTGACATGGCACACTATGAATTTGCTTCAGAATCGCAGACACTACTCCATCCTGAAAATACTGGGGCCCACCAAAATCAGCTCCATACAAAATGACTATGGAGCTTCTGTTTACTACAACACACTCGTGCCTATTGATGGAAGG ATAATTAAATATGGAGTGATTAGTACGGACTCATTGATTGACGACCTCATGCACTGGAAGACCATGTATGTTGCTGGACGTCTTCACAAGCCG GTGAAAATGTTGGTACAGAACGAGAACGGGAAGCTCCGTGCTGCTCTGGTATCCAACCTGAAGAGCGCGGTTATGGCCTCTTTCCTTATGCTGCCAGAAAGCTTCACAGAGGAAGAACTTTTTCTGCAGATCGCTGGACTTTCTTATGCTG GAGATTTTCGGATGAAGATCGGAGAGGACAAATCCAAAGTGTCCAATATCGTCAAGGACAACATTCATCATTTTAGGATTCTTTACAGCAACATCCTCCGGGACTGCCCTCAGGTGGTCTACAAACCTCCACAAGGAAGACTTGAG GTTGACAAAAGTCCTGAAGGCCAATTCATCCAGCTGATGGCCCTGCCCAGAACTCTTCAGCAGAGGATCACAAAGCTGGTTGACCTTCCAGGGAAAAACCGTGACGTGGAGGAGATCCTGCTGCAGGTGGCTCAGGACCCCGACTGTGGAGCTGTGGTGCATCAAG GTATCTCATCGATTGTTAAGTCCTCCAGCATAACACAGAGTATCAAAGGCATTGCTACAGCTG GTTTACGGAAGACCGTCTCCTATAGCTCCAAAAAACTGATGAAGATGTGGAAGAGTTGGAGGAGGAAGCAGTCAGTCTCACAGATCTCCTGA